A segment of the Triticum urartu cultivar G1812 chromosome 1, Tu2.1, whole genome shotgun sequence genome:
tagcttagggtccgcgaaataccgctgcggacgaggagtgatcgaaaagtaccacaccacttttcgaggagctttcttcctcttcttgtatcgagtgacgccgcacatcggacatatggtagactccatatgctcgtcccgataaatgatgcaattgttcatgcacacatggtatttcacgtgcggtaaatccagaggacacacaattttcttcgcctcctcgaaactggtcgggcacttgttccccttgggaagatgttcgtgccagaatgaccggtacctgcaaacacaaacatatgcaacaccacaaacatacgtaGATCTAGGCCATAAAAAATGTGTacgttgttggagggagaaaaaagtagatctagaacataaagaaagctttccccttacttacctatcaaaaaaaagaaaatttaaccacttaatttgggtgaatctatggtgcaaatgaggtgaggaggaggaggcagccaagaTCAAGCTTGGtagaggtggagagaatgaagtgggaaaagtgagtgtggtaggtggctgtcaaaaatatctagctgctcccaggttactaatggcgcaccacctaagaatgcgccattagtaaccagggttactaatggcgctatcccctggtgcgccactgctaacaaatttttttatctttttttttcaaaactagtaatggcgcaccacacaccaggtgcgccattagtaatgtGGTCAATAATGGCGTACCTATATCTGGTGCGCCACTGcgatatagcagtggcgcaccacatacatggtgcgccattaatgtccatattagctatagccGTTTTTCTAGTAGTGACGAATTTTCCACCCCGTGGGATTGTCCCCATTAAACTCCGGGCATTCAACCCTAGTAGTGCCCGATCTACCACCAGAGAACCCATTGGTGTTGCCCTGTTCATATGGATTTGGAATAGGAACGGAGGGAAAGGGTGTCCGGAAAGTACCATTGGTCGGGACCGGCGCTTTGAGGATTGGTTCCCCAAGTGGCAGGGCCTGAGTTGGTGTTGCATAGCAGCGGCCAAACTGCCCGTGGTCGTCACCACCTGCGCCAGAGTCGGGCAACGACGCGTCCGCCGTCGTCGAGGATGAGGGACCCAGTGCCTTGCCCGATGCGTTCGCACTGAGCACGATCTTGGCGAGCTGCGCGCGAATGTCCCCGAGATCGTCTTGGAGACGCCCGACGGTCTCATCCACCCCGGGACACCAGGCCGACAGGTCGTTGACCACCGGCTCGAGAGATTGCAGCAGCGGCTCCATCTGCGACACCGCGGGCTCAATCTCGTCGAGGGAGGGCTGGATCCCGAGCAGCGCATGTGCGATGCTGCTCCTCTCCTTGGCAGCCTCCTCCATCTGCTTTTGGAAGTCCAGATCCGCCATGATCTGCTTGAGACTGCGAGTCTTCTTCTTCTCTAGATCGGCTGCGGCGGAAGGAACATTTTTGGGTGGAAATTTGAAGCTCTAAATACCAGATGATACGGTCCTGGGTAATAATCTTTCGATCTATCTCTCAATTACCAAACTCGGAGTACAAATTGGTAGCTAGGTTGAATCAGCAAGAAAGGGGACCGGGATTTAGAGCCGGGGGTGGGAGGAAGGATACATCGCCCAACAGCGCCACCAGTGATCTGATCCAACGATACCCTAACTCACGCCCACTCCTGGTATATATGGTTCACTTGCTCCAGGTCGGTCCAATGAAACGCGAGCTGGGCCTCCTCTCCCGCCTGGGCCTGGGCTGGGCTGTAGCGGAGCCGACCTTGGGGTCCGCCTATGTAGTTCCCGTGACAAGGGAGTAGCTTGTTTTAAATTTGTCTAAGATACATATGTACTCTAAACACATTTTAAtgttagatacatccatacctagATAAATGTAAGACAAATCTTTTTAGGACTGAGGTAATATTAGCGAATATCACTTAGATGGTTTGGAGCGGATCATATGGATTGCCTATGTACAACTGTTGCAGCCGATCATGCACGTACCACTGATTCGGAGCGAGTGCGATCCGCCCATGGCCACAGCTGAGGGGGTGGCTATCTGCTTGTCGTTAGCATGGTCCCAACGGGTCTGCTGGCTCCGGGCTCTCATGTCTCATCGCAAGAAGTGACTAGGCGGGTAAAATAAGTAAAGTTGGCAGAAAGCAATGAATCCAGCGGTCAGCGTGGCAGGGAAAAGCATCGGCATTCACTGCTGTGCCGACGAGCTCCACTCACTCAGCCGTAGCCCGGCCGGCCTGAGCAAGCACATGTCGGCATCGAGTGAATTATTGGAGACACCTGCTGCCATGGCAACGTGGAATTGATATCTCCCGCCCACCACCACTAATATCTACCgtacccctctctctctctctctctctctctctggctATATAAACCCCTGCCTCTTCTTGTGTCTGCACCACCTTCGCATTGCTAGCCCCACGTAgacgcagcagcagcagcagcgagcTCTGTCGGTTCTCTATCTAGCATCTCCGGTGTGAAGCGAgcaagcagagagagagagatggcgTCCACTCGTCGCATGGCTGCCGCGCCGGCcgtcctccttctcctcctcctgctCGTCGCCACAGGTACGCCCGCCCATCCATGGTTCCTGACTCCTGACCATCTGTGCTCAGCGATACTTAATAATTACTTGCTGTGGTTGCATTGCAGAGATGGGGACGATGAAGACGGCGGAGGCCCGGACGTGCCTGTCGCAGAGCCACAAGTTCAAGGGCACCTGCCTCAGCAACAGCAACTGCGCCGCCGTGTGCCGCACCGAGAACTTCCCCGACGGCGAGTGCAACACGCACCTCGTCGAGCGCAAGTGCTACTGCAAGCGGACCTGCTAAGCAACACCAGTCCGCGCGACGTCCTCCGATGGATGCTTGCTACTGGGCTAGAGCATCCATGCCATCCCTTAGATCTGTTCGTCCCTACTCCGTCTATTTCCGTTTCCTTTACGTTGCTCCTAGGGATGACTGAAAATAAAGTAGCTACCTGCACCCTCGGCATTGGCTGTTCGTCTGCATGTATGCTGTTTAAGTGTTCGTGGCTTTAGTTTGTGCTGTTGATGTAATAACGATGCCACTGACAATTTGGCTTCTATGTCTTGTGTTGGAACTTTGAATCAGCAGGTTTGTTGGCTTGTCTGTTAAACGGAGCGAACActttttttctgtttctttttttttCTGCGAGAGAAACAGAGCAAAAAAAGTTCATGTAGCGAAACGAATTTCCCAAGCTTCTCAACTATTTTAACTTGACGTGCATGAATGGCTCTGTTTTTTAACATACAagttaaaaaaattcaaatacatgtatgaacatttttcaaatacacatAGAGTTTCGTTTAATGGTAAGTTTCTTTTACACTATataaacattttttcaaataaatgTTCGAATTGTTTTTTAAATACACGTTGAACATAATTTTCAAGTACATGTCAAAGAATTCGAAGACACATTGGATTTTTTTTCTAATGGTACCAAATAGTTTTTGTAAAGATTGTTTGCACCGTATAATCATTTTTTATAAAGTTTATCTAACATATTTTTGAAATCATGAGAACATTTTTTCTAATGTCACAAAACATTTGTTTGAATTTTACAAAACAATGTTTTTAAATTACATTGTATAAATATTCTGtaaaaaattcatgaacattcTTTGAACAGCTGAAAAAAAAATTGAGTCACGGACAATGTTTCTCTGAATAGTACCAATATTTatgatgttcaccgttgatgttGCACAGGCCCAGACTATGCATAACTCTTCTTAGACAGAGAAATGTTGCAGATGCACCACTATAATTATATTTATGACAAGTGGAAAATCTACAGGAAAGAAGAAATTAAATGCATATTAACACTAAAACCATTTATGGGCCACCCAGTAATGCGGCCCAGTCATGCTTTTGGTTTTTAGATTTTTTAATTCTAAATAATATATTAATATTCCTCTTTAGCTTTATTCATATTCTGTGAAAGGTATCTTTCAGAAACCAGTGGGGACTTTTTGTGGAAGTACTGTATATTTTGTAATGTTAAGCAGATTAGAGAAGTCCCCACAAATAATCATCATAAACCCTAATTTCAAGGATTTCTTTTCATGTTTCTTAATCAAGAAAGGCTCCTTCGTTGCAAACAAAGAAAATGTTCTCCCTGTCCTCTTTGTTTCCTTTGGTGTTTAGGTACAACGCAACCCAAATACTAATCCTAGCTAGCAGTTTTCTTTAAGAAAATAAAAGGGTTATGTTTGGATATTTGGCTTGACCATCCACATAAATATCCTCTTCATTTGACTTGCACGATCATTGAAAATGTTTAACATATTGGCGGAGCTTGAAACAAAATGTTGCGCAGGCGAGGTTGAAGGAAATTGCTATAGGTGTATAGAGAACGCTTGTGGTCTGCGCGCACAAAACAGTCGGCCCTGACTTATTTCTGCCACCG
Coding sequences within it:
- the LOC125534586 gene encoding defensin Tk-AMP-D2-like; amino-acid sequence: MASTRRMAAAPAVLLLLLLLVATEMGTMKTAEARTCLSQSHKFKGTCLSNSNCAAVCRTENFPDGECNTHLVERKCYCKRTC